A genomic segment from Candidatus Poribacteria bacterium encodes:
- a CDS encoding coproporphyrinogen III oxidase family protein: MPETKPEPATAGIDSKDTTVGSVFVSNYPPYSVWGESDVPEVERALSEHPRPEATLGLYLHIPFCRKRCKFCYFRVYTDKNSAEIDTYLNALAKEVELYSAQPAIADRPLKFVYFGGGTPSYISVKHLTALVDRVKRVMPWDAAEEVAFECEPGTLTEKKVEAIKGIGVTRLSLGVENLNDEILAENGRAHLTKEVYRIVPWIKRLAFDQVNIDLISGMIGETWESWRETVKKTIELDPDSVTVYQLELPFNTVYSKDILGGDTLPVADWKLKREWHQYAFEQFEHAGYKQSSAYTVLKRDKHCQFVYRDAVWQGSDMIGTGVASFSHLSGIHFQNAPSWSDYLSHLEEDRIPVYRALKPTESERLTREMILQLKLGKIRPSYFKAKFDADILDTFAEPFAKLQNDGMLRVNAASDEIQLTQRGLLQVDSLLPAFYAPEYQNTRYT; the protein is encoded by the coding sequence ATGCCTGAAACAAAACCGGAACCTGCGACAGCAGGCATAGACTCAAAAGATACAACCGTAGGGAGCGTCTTCGTCTCCAACTACCCGCCGTATTCCGTATGGGGCGAGTCCGATGTGCCAGAAGTGGAACGCGCCCTCAGTGAACACCCGCGTCCAGAGGCCACGCTGGGGCTTTACCTTCATATCCCGTTCTGTCGCAAGCGGTGCAAATTCTGCTATTTCCGTGTTTATACCGATAAAAACAGCGCAGAAATCGACACGTATCTGAACGCTCTCGCGAAAGAGGTGGAACTTTACAGCGCACAACCCGCAATTGCTGACAGACCGCTGAAATTCGTCTATTTCGGTGGCGGGACCCCTTCCTATATCAGCGTCAAACACCTGACGGCTCTCGTTGATCGGGTAAAACGGGTAATGCCGTGGGATGCCGCTGAAGAGGTCGCTTTTGAATGTGAACCCGGCACCTTGACAGAAAAGAAAGTAGAGGCGATCAAAGGGATCGGTGTAACCCGATTGAGCCTCGGCGTTGAGAATCTGAACGACGAGATCCTCGCTGAAAACGGTAGGGCACATCTTACCAAAGAGGTGTATCGCATCGTCCCCTGGATAAAGCGTTTGGCGTTCGATCAGGTCAACATTGATCTCATCTCAGGTATGATAGGTGAAACGTGGGAGAGTTGGCGAGAAACCGTCAAAAAGACTATTGAACTTGACCCCGATAGTGTTACCGTCTATCAGCTGGAATTGCCGTTCAACACCGTTTACTCTAAAGACATCCTCGGCGGCGATACACTCCCGGTCGCAGACTGGAAACTGAAACGCGAATGGCATCAATACGCCTTTGAACAGTTTGAGCACGCCGGTTACAAACAATCCAGCGCGTATACAGTGCTAAAAAGAGATAAACACTGCCAGTTTGTCTATCGCGATGCCGTGTGGCAGGGGAGCGATATGATAGGCACAGGTGTAGCGTCCTTCTCGCACCTCAGCGGGATTCATTTCCAAAATGCACCTTCATGGAGCGACTACCTCAGTCACCTTGAAGAGGATAGAATTCCGGTCTACCGAGCACTGAAACCCACAGAATCGGAACGGTTGACGCGGGAGATGATCCTGCAACTCAAACTCGGCAAGATCAGACCTTCCTATTTCAAAGCGAAATTCGACGCGGACATCCTCGATACTTTTGCTGAACCCTTCGCGAAACTGCAAAACGACGGCATGTTACGTGTCAACGCCGCATCGGACGAAATTCAACTGACGCAACGCGGATTGCTCCAAGTGGATAGCCTGCTTCCGGCGTTCTATGCCCCCGAATACCAGAACACGCGATATACGTAA
- a CDS encoding phenylacetate--CoA ligase produces MDTKTQLHRLREMLAPVLETNAFYKQKLTEAGITHPNDVQSFTDYRQLPFTTKEELSTDQVSHPPYGTNLTFPLERYTCLHRTSGTTGSPLRWLDTAESWDWWGKCWGEIYRAAGVTAADRLMIAFSFGPFIGFWSAYHGAQQLGALTIPNGGMTSDQRIRAILSNDVTVLIATPTYALRLAEVAEQDGINLSEESSIRVTLHAGEPGASLPATKHRIESRWGARAYDHAGATEVGAWGVMCEPQAGVHLNEDEFICEVLDPETGNAADEGELVITNLGRVGMPVIRYRTGDYVKLKPALCECGRASRVLDGGVIGRLDKAVIIRGLNVYPATLENIVLKFSDVREFAGRVYGTGTLDELEIQIESTHPNPAETATAVAAAIRDELGLRAVVKSVPLGTLPRYELKSNRFTDERL; encoded by the coding sequence ATGGATACAAAAACGCAACTACACCGCCTCCGTGAGATGCTTGCTCCGGTGTTAGAAACAAACGCTTTCTACAAACAAAAACTCACCGAAGCTGGGATCACGCATCCAAACGATGTCCAATCTTTCACAGACTACCGGCAACTCCCATTTACCACCAAGGAAGAGCTCAGCACCGATCAAGTATCGCATCCCCCTTACGGCACGAATCTCACCTTTCCGTTGGAGCGATATACCTGTCTCCATCGCACCTCAGGCACAACGGGTTCACCCCTGCGCTGGTTAGATACAGCAGAATCGTGGGATTGGTGGGGAAAATGTTGGGGCGAAATCTATCGCGCTGCTGGCGTAACCGCAGCTGACCGACTCATGATCGCCTTTTCGTTCGGTCCCTTTATCGGTTTCTGGAGTGCATATCACGGTGCGCAGCAGTTGGGCGCGCTCACGATTCCAAATGGGGGTATGACCTCCGATCAGCGGATACGTGCGATTCTCAGCAACGATGTGACAGTCCTAATTGCTACACCGACGTATGCATTGCGGCTCGCTGAAGTCGCAGAACAGGATGGTATTAATCTATCTGAAGAATCCTCAATTCGGGTGACACTCCATGCGGGTGAACCGGGGGCGAGTCTACCTGCTACGAAACATCGGATTGAGAGCCGTTGGGGGGCGCGTGCCTACGATCATGCCGGGGCAACGGAAGTCGGTGCCTGGGGTGTTATGTGCGAACCGCAAGCGGGTGTCCATCTCAACGAAGATGAATTTATCTGTGAAGTCCTCGATCCAGAAACGGGAAACGCCGCAGATGAAGGCGAGTTAGTCATCACGAATTTAGGACGCGTTGGTATGCCCGTCATCCGTTATCGGACGGGAGACTACGTTAAGCTTAAACCAGCACTGTGCGAATGCGGTCGGGCGAGTCGTGTTCTTGACGGCGGTGTTATCGGACGATTAGACAAAGCCGTTATCATTCGCGGTCTGAACGTGTATCCTGCTACACTCGAAAACATTGTTCTCAAGTTTTCGGATGTCCGTGAGTTCGCGGGACGTGTCTATGGAACAGGAACACTCGACGAACTCGAAATCCAGATAGAATCTACACATCCAAATCCTGCTGAAACCGCTACTGCCGTCGCCGCTGCGATCCGAGACGAGTTAGGTTTGCGCGCTGTCGTGAAATCAGTCCCACTCGGAACGCTACCGAGATACGAGCTTAAATCAAACCGATTCACCGATGAACGGCTATAG
- a CDS encoding clan AA aspartic protease, translated as MIVGRITNNQEAIIELEIVGLNRREKIEVVIDTGFDGSLTLPGDLINRLGFRRAGRRYAILGDGNTVALELYRAKVLWHGKEREVPVLRTDGGPLVGMALLEGNRVILDVVTDGDVMIEVLS; from the coding sequence ATGATTGTCGGAAGAATTACAAATAATCAAGAAGCCATTATTGAATTGGAAATTGTTGGCTTAAATCGGCGAGAGAAGATTGAAGTCGTCATTGATACAGGCTTTGATGGTTCCTTGACTCTGCCAGGTGATTTAATTAACCGTCTTGGTTTCCGACGAGCAGGTCGCCGATACGCAATTCTTGGCGATGGGAATACAGTAGCCCTTGAACTATATCGTGCGAAAGTGTTATGGCATGGCAAAGAACGCGAAGTTCCTGTTCTACGAACGGACGGTGGTCCCTTGGTCGGGATGGCATTGCTTGAGGGAAATCGTGTAATTTTAGACGTTGTGACAGATGGCGATGTCATGATTGAGGTTTTGTCCTAA
- a CDS encoding NAD(P)/FAD-dependent oxidoreductase — translation MNTYHTYDTIVIGGGPAGSTVATLVAEQGHRVLLLEREAEPTFKIGESLIPATYWTFKRLGMLEKLRTSHFPQKYSVQFYSRAGKASTPFYFFQTNPHESAVTWQVLRSEFDQMLLENAEEKGVEVHRGISVREVLFEGDTATGVVTQRTDGTRETLHATVIVDSTGQRSLIGRQLNLNTIEPNLKMASLFTHYEGGHRDEGIDEGATLILHTEEKDSWFWSIPLPYNRTSIGVVGELDYLLQGRRNADGKLNAQKIFTEELAKCAPLQQRLEGAKQLLPIQTTKDFSYRASRIAGNNWVLVGDAFGFLDPVYSTGLFLALKSGEMAADVIIEAFRKNDFSGTQLGSFGPEFVKGMEAFRKLVYAFYTKEFSFARFLSEYPEHQGGIVDILSGDVFRKDVTHIFPAMAEMCPFPPEVPLN, via the coding sequence ATGAATACATATCATACCTACGACACCATCGTTATCGGAGGTGGACCCGCGGGAAGCACTGTTGCAACACTCGTCGCGGAACAGGGGCATCGCGTCCTTCTCCTTGAACGGGAAGCCGAGCCGACATTCAAAATCGGGGAATCGCTGATTCCCGCTACCTACTGGACCTTCAAGCGACTCGGTATGCTCGAAAAACTACGGACGAGTCATTTTCCACAGAAATACAGCGTCCAGTTCTACTCACGCGCCGGTAAAGCCTCCACCCCCTTCTATTTCTTTCAAACCAACCCGCACGAAAGTGCTGTCACATGGCAGGTCTTGCGGAGTGAGTTCGACCAGATGCTCTTGGAGAATGCGGAAGAAAAAGGTGTAGAGGTCCATAGGGGAATCAGTGTGCGAGAAGTCCTCTTTGAAGGGGACACCGCAACCGGTGTTGTTACGCAGCGGACAGACGGCACCCGTGAAACCCTCCATGCCACTGTTATCGTGGATTCTACCGGACAGCGGTCCCTCATCGGAAGGCAACTGAACCTGAATACGATAGAACCGAACCTCAAAATGGCATCGCTCTTTACACACTATGAAGGCGGACACAGAGACGAAGGCATCGACGAGGGCGCGACGCTCATCCTACACACCGAAGAGAAGGATTCTTGGTTCTGGTCGATCCCACTCCCTTACAACCGCACGAGTATTGGGGTTGTGGGCGAGTTGGACTATCTCCTTCAGGGTCGAAGGAATGCCGACGGCAAACTCAATGCCCAAAAAATCTTCACCGAAGAACTCGCGAAGTGTGCGCCATTGCAACAACGGCTCGAAGGCGCGAAGCAACTCCTCCCCATTCAAACCACAAAAGATTTCTCCTACCGTGCGAGTCGTATTGCGGGCAACAACTGGGTGCTCGTAGGCGACGCATTCGGATTCTTGGATCCCGTCTACTCAACAGGGCTGTTTCTTGCACTCAAATCTGGTGAGATGGCAGCGGATGTTATCATCGAAGCGTTCCGTAAGAACGACTTCTCCGGAACGCAACTTGGAAGTTTTGGACCCGAATTTGTAAAGGGGATGGAGGCATTTCGGAAACTCGTCTACGCTTTTTATACGAAGGAATTTAGTTTTGCACGATTCCTCTCAGAATACCCAGAGCATCAGGGCGGCATTGTTGACATTTTGAGTGGAGACGTGTTTAGAAAAGATGTAACGCACATCTTCCCAGCAATGGCGGAAATGTGTCCATTTCCACCCGAAGTGCCGCTCAATTGA
- a CDS encoding TAXI family TRAP transporter solute-binding subunit, which yields MKSILSYLSILCVILAIGCDNTAKQNTAQNEKGNTPAELVNDTSTKRRYISIGTAPAGGAFFVVGSAIAEVVDGNVSEANWEVTAEATKGTQENIRRIVNGELEFALANAAISYFAVRGEGAWATEHTIQTVMTLAPNVGLFLTPQSSDVRSIRDFTGKRIVVGPAGAGFEYFLKPILAAHGITYEDFTPINSTYIGAVDLLADGSAAAAFVGGAVPTPAATQASTSQDIFFIPFDDAAKQSLFADYPFFNAITIPANTYKGQTEPFASMNVGAMHLITAENADENIVYEFTKTLYTYRAEVVKRHGAGKAINPKNVVKDTGTSFHPGAVRFYREIGIWNE from the coding sequence ATGAAATCAATCCTGTCCTATCTATCGATTCTCTGCGTTATACTTGCCATCGGGTGCGACAACACCGCAAAACAAAACACTGCCCAAAATGAAAAGGGCAATACTCCCGCCGAGTTGGTGAACGATACTTCTACGAAACGCCGCTATATCAGTATCGGCACTGCCCCTGCGGGTGGCGCGTTCTTCGTCGTCGGTTCGGCAATTGCCGAGGTCGTTGACGGTAACGTTTCCGAGGCGAACTGGGAAGTGACCGCAGAAGCCACGAAAGGCACACAGGAAAACATCCGACGCATCGTGAACGGTGAATTGGAATTCGCGCTCGCCAATGCCGCAATTTCCTATTTTGCCGTGCGCGGCGAAGGGGCCTGGGCAACCGAACACACCATCCAAACCGTCATGACGCTTGCTCCCAATGTTGGACTGTTCCTTACACCACAGTCCTCTGATGTCCGTAGTATCCGAGACTTCACCGGTAAACGGATTGTCGTTGGACCCGCAGGAGCAGGCTTCGAGTACTTCCTTAAACCGATACTGGCGGCACACGGTATCACCTACGAGGATTTCACACCCATTAATAGCACTTATATCGGGGCGGTAGATTTGTTAGCGGACGGTTCTGCTGCCGCTGCATTCGTCGGGGGTGCGGTCCCAACGCCAGCTGCTACACAAGCCAGCACGTCTCAAGACATCTTCTTCATTCCATTCGACGATGCCGCGAAACAGTCCCTCTTTGCAGATTATCCTTTCTTTAATGCAATAACTATCCCTGCCAATACCTATAAAGGACAGACGGAGCCGTTCGCGAGTATGAATGTGGGCGCGATGCACCTCATCACCGCTGAAAACGCAGATGAAAACATCGTCTATGAGTTCACGAAGACCTTGTATACATACCGGGCGGAAGTCGTGAAACGGCACGGTGCCGGCAAAGCCATTAATCCGAAAAACGTCGTCAAAGATACAGGCACGTCTTTTCACCCGGGTGCCGTCCGTTTCTACCGCGAAATCGGCATTTGGAACGAATAG
- the dnaN gene encoding DNA polymerase III subunit beta, which produces MELTFEKHDLLNSLQVLQGVASGRTTLPILSNVLIQAADGKIECIATDLEVGIKIKVEGAIQEDGAITVSAKKLADIVKELPVDKPIHFATTANDRVELTCGNGVYKIIGLPDEEFPQLPAVDGDSLTIDGDVLRDLLYKTEFAAATEDVRYFLNGLYFNFLPDKTEVVATDMRWLALARCERLTSEDVKGFIIPLKAVKEIARTFTESGTVQISIFENQILFADENATLTTRLVEGDYPPYQKIIPEAAEGRVVVSKEQMLHAARRVALLSDPKNYAIALEIDTEQLQISAKTPELGEAYEPILVESGTGRIRIGIDARLLIETLGHVETESMAIEFKSEVEPIVFKPVGAESHICLVMPMRLES; this is translated from the coding sequence ATGGAATTAACCTTTGAAAAACATGATCTCTTGAATTCTCTGCAAGTGCTACAAGGCGTAGCGAGTGGACGCACAACCCTACCGATTCTTTCAAACGTTCTTATCCAAGCCGCAGATGGAAAAATTGAATGTATCGCCACAGATTTGGAGGTCGGTATTAAGATCAAGGTGGAAGGTGCCATTCAAGAAGACGGGGCTATTACTGTCTCTGCGAAAAAGTTGGCAGACATCGTCAAAGAATTACCGGTAGACAAACCGATCCACTTCGCAACGACGGCAAATGACCGAGTTGAACTCACTTGTGGGAACGGTGTTTATAAAATTATTGGACTTCCAGACGAAGAATTCCCACAATTGCCTGCTGTTGACGGAGATTCACTAACAATTGATGGCGATGTTCTGCGGGATCTACTTTACAAGACCGAATTTGCCGCCGCAACGGAGGATGTTCGCTATTTCCTAAATGGACTCTATTTTAATTTCCTGCCCGATAAAACGGAAGTCGTTGCCACCGATATGAGATGGCTCGCACTTGCACGCTGTGAACGGCTCACGTCAGAGGATGTAAAAGGGTTCATCATCCCACTCAAAGCCGTTAAAGAGATCGCTCGCACTTTCACTGAATCTGGCACAGTGCAGATCTCAATTTTTGAAAATCAGATTCTCTTCGCTGATGAGAATGCGACCTTAACGACACGACTCGTAGAGGGCGATTACCCACCATACCAGAAAATCATCCCTGAAGCTGCGGAAGGCAGAGTGGTCGTCTCTAAAGAACAGATGCTGCATGCAGCACGGCGCGTTGCGTTGCTATCGGATCCGAAGAACTATGCGATTGCTTTGGAAATTGATACTGAGCAGCTCCAGATTTCAGCAAAGACTCCGGAATTAGGAGAGGCATACGAGCCTATTCTTGTGGAGTCTGGCACAGGACGCATACGGATTGGTATCGATGCGCGTTTGTTGATAGAGACTTTGGGACACGTTGAAACGGAGTCCATGGCAATAGAGTTTAAAAGCGAAGTGGAGCCTATCGTCTTTAAACCGGTCGGTGCGGAAAGTCACATCTGTCTTGTAATGCCGATGCGTTTGGAATCGTAG
- a CDS encoding tetratricopeptide repeat protein, with protein MPFNVKSLVSLRSWLFYAEVVAVIGFVGLAFFYIRRGTAESESPPLSQVGAFIQQADTLYKKQDLADAALYYWQALQALETQDTVREIPINGISQTRAEVRLHANLRIAEIYSQSNWLKDAKARLEYASRIQPEHAGVRLLRGKLFRDEGLLAEATQEFLAVLESAPNNAEAHYLLGVLYQGSKQFEQAAKYYTKAIENDPELLNIPSEKAPIGILARLQLSRTYARMLQSYQFLDREFTEEDLAEVTRLESASIALLEQAHEKMPEMNEVVDDLVRLLFSRASALEREDIETRQYVDALQVYERIVDLDPEEVRAWERMGEIYASFLGDKAAALEVYRTVYKIEPHPTVLANIKSLEEDVAAETESR; from the coding sequence ATGCCCTTTAATGTAAAATCCTTAGTCTCCTTGCGGAGTTGGCTTTTTTACGCGGAAGTGGTGGCAGTCATCGGTTTTGTTGGACTTGCGTTTTTTTATATTCGGCGTGGGACTGCGGAATCCGAATCGCCACCATTGTCACAGGTAGGTGCTTTTATTCAGCAAGCAGATACCCTCTATAAGAAACAGGATCTTGCCGATGCTGCCCTTTACTATTGGCAAGCCTTACAAGCCTTGGAAACGCAGGATACAGTCCGTGAGATTCCCATAAACGGCATCTCACAGACGAGGGCGGAAGTTCGTTTGCACGCCAATCTCCGCATTGCGGAGATCTATTCACAGAGTAATTGGTTGAAAGATGCGAAGGCACGTTTAGAATATGCATCGCGCATTCAGCCTGAACATGCGGGTGTCCGTCTCTTACGCGGTAAACTGTTTCGTGATGAAGGCTTGCTTGCGGAAGCTACCCAAGAATTCCTTGCTGTGCTCGAGAGTGCTCCAAACAATGCTGAAGCACACTATCTCCTCGGCGTTCTCTATCAGGGAAGTAAGCAGTTTGAACAAGCTGCTAAGTACTACACGAAAGCAATTGAAAACGATCCAGAGCTTTTAAACATCCCCTCTGAAAAAGCACCTATCGGTATCCTTGCTCGCCTCCAGTTATCGAGAACGTATGCCAGAATGCTACAGAGCTATCAGTTCCTTGATAGGGAATTCACCGAAGAGGATTTGGCTGAGGTTACACGCCTGGAATCGGCATCGATTGCCCTCTTGGAGCAGGCGCATGAAAAGATGCCTGAAATGAACGAGGTTGTTGACGATCTCGTTCGCCTGCTTTTTTCCCGTGCATCTGCGCTTGAGCGAGAGGATATAGAAACACGTCAGTATGTGGATGCGCTGCAAGTCTATGAACGGATTGTCGATCTTGATCCCGAGGAGGTTCGGGCGTGGGAACGGATGGGTGAAATTTATGCAAGTTTCCTTGGGGATAAAGCAGCGGCTTTAGAAGTGTACCGCACAGTGTATAAAATCGAACCGCACCCGACTGTCTTGGCAAATATCAAATCCCTTGAAGAAGATGTCGCCGCTGAAACAGAAAGCCGATGA
- a CDS encoding thioredoxin fold domain-containing protein, translating into MLETIRLDKYLRCGLLVLVIMVTSAPVQAQLADFGFGAPPPVEKLSVKGYLSLDKVQPGSQFQIAVVVEIAQGWHVNATPAGEGLIATEVIFPDTPHLTFGEAVYPKGEVLALGSIGEAPVYHDTITIGIQADLNQTAPIAPIMLDMELRYQACNDEQCLLPEVLTFAVPIEVVGIEDPIQRTNEAIFANVEFGAPPSDNAGGLARALSGGQVWLALILVFAGGILTSLTPCVYPLIPITVSIFGANESAGLFKSFLLSVVYVLGIVVTYSILGVAVASTGAVFGQIMANPWVVGFISLILVTLGLSMFGVFEIRLPYTVQNRLNTVGGAGFAGAFAMGTVAGVIAAPCTGPALAVVLTYIATTGSLFLGFWLMFTYALGMGLLFIGIGTFSGSLSALPRSGGWMYVLENVFGIAIITMALYFLKDVFPPLQDFLQNSLPFFAIAGGFVLIGVWLGKLTQRFSGISPRMQFQKACGLLLAVFGAYMFVGGIQQPAGPHLDWVYDEAEGFEIATREDKLVMLDFYASWCAACKELDHKTYADPAVAAKLDDYVNVKLDFTRSSETTQALTEKYQIPGLPVVIFMDANGTLLKRFTGFVGPEEMLDILEDIEKRPL; encoded by the coding sequence ATGTTAGAAACCATCAGACTTGATAAATATTTACGCTGTGGACTGTTAGTGCTTGTCATAATGGTAACTTCTGCTCCTGTTCAAGCGCAGCTTGCAGATTTCGGATTTGGTGCCCCTCCCCCTGTTGAAAAACTCTCAGTAAAGGGGTACCTCTCGCTTGACAAGGTTCAACCGGGCAGCCAATTCCAAATTGCTGTTGTCGTTGAAATTGCCCAAGGATGGCATGTGAACGCCACTCCAGCGGGTGAAGGATTGATCGCCACCGAGGTCATTTTCCCCGATACACCACATCTTACTTTCGGTGAAGCCGTATATCCCAAGGGGGAGGTATTGGCACTCGGTTCAATAGGAGAAGCCCCGGTCTATCACGACACGATTACTATCGGTATCCAAGCCGATTTAAATCAGACCGCTCCAATTGCCCCTATTATGCTGGATATGGAACTCAGATATCAGGCGTGTAACGATGAGCAGTGTCTATTACCCGAAGTTCTCACCTTTGCCGTCCCTATTGAAGTCGTTGGCATTGAGGACCCCATTCAGCGGACGAATGAGGCGATTTTCGCCAATGTCGAATTCGGTGCCCCGCCGAGTGATAACGCAGGAGGTCTCGCCCGTGCACTCTCTGGGGGACAGGTCTGGCTTGCCTTAATACTTGTATTTGCGGGCGGAATTTTGACCAGTTTGACCCCTTGTGTTTATCCACTCATACCGATCACCGTTTCCATCTTCGGTGCCAATGAGTCTGCTGGCTTATTCAAATCGTTTCTGCTTTCTGTTGTGTATGTGCTCGGGATTGTTGTGACCTATTCAATTTTAGGCGTAGCGGTCGCATCGACAGGAGCGGTTTTTGGACAGATAATGGCAAACCCGTGGGTCGTCGGTTTCATTAGCCTCATTCTTGTAACCTTGGGCTTGTCTATGTTCGGTGTTTTTGAGATTCGGTTGCCATACACTGTGCAGAACCGCCTTAACACCGTCGGGGGTGCCGGGTTTGCAGGCGCGTTCGCTATGGGGACAGTCGCAGGGGTGATCGCTGCACCTTGCACAGGACCGGCGTTGGCAGTCGTGCTAACCTATATCGCAACCACGGGAAGTCTCTTCCTCGGATTCTGGCTCATGTTTACTTATGCCCTCGGCATGGGACTCCTCTTTATCGGTATCGGGACGTTCTCTGGATCGCTTTCCGCACTCCCACGTTCCGGTGGATGGATGTATGTTTTGGAAAACGTCTTCGGCATTGCCATTATTACGATGGCACTCTACTTTCTCAAAGATGTATTTCCACCATTGCAGGATTTTCTACAGAACTCACTACCATTTTTCGCTATTGCCGGTGGTTTCGTGCTCATTGGCGTGTGGCTAGGTAAGTTAACCCAACGTTTCAGCGGTATCTCTCCACGGATGCAATTCCAAAAGGCGTGTGGTCTTTTGCTGGCGGTATTCGGTGCCTATATGTTTGTTGGAGGTATCCAACAGCCTGCCGGCCCCCACTTGGATTGGGTTTACGACGAAGCCGAAGGATTTGAAATCGCCACGCGCGAAGACAAACTCGTAATGCTTGATTTTTATGCCTCTTGGTGTGCCGCGTGTAAAGAACTCGATCATAAGACTTATGCCGATCCCGCGGTCGCTGCGAAACTCGATGATTATGTAAATGTTAAACTCGATTTCACCCGAAGCTCCGAAACGACGCAGGCACTCACCGAGAAATATCAGATTCCCGGATTACCTGTCGTCATTTTCATGGATGCTAACGGGACCCTTCTCAAGCGATTCACCGGATTTGTTGGACCGGAGGAGATGCTTGACATCCTTGAGGACATTGAAAAACGTCCCCTGTAG